The genomic region TCCTCATGAGCCAGGTGCTCGACGCGAACCTGCTGATGGAGGCGATGCACCTGGGCGTGAAGGAGTTCATCCCACTGCCGATGAGCGTCGACAAGTTCACCGCCGCGCTCGACCGCGTGTCGCAGATGCACGGCGCGGCGCAGCGGGCGAAGGTGATCCACGTCATCCCGACGGTGGGCGGCTGCGGGTCGACCACGGTGTCGTGCAACATCGCCGCCTCGCTGGCCAAGGCCGGTAAGGCCGCGATCCTAGACCTGGACCTGATGCGCGGCGGCGTCGCCAACAGCTTCGACCTGCGCCCGCGATACACGATCGCCGACGTCATGGACTCGGCCGACAAGGTCGATAAGCAGCTGCTCGACAATGCGCTCACGATCCACGCCGCCAGCGGCCTGGCCGTGCTGGCACGCCCCGATTTGCCCGAGGACACGCAGCGCGTGAACCCGCCGGGCGTGGCGCGGCTGATGGGGGTGGTGGGGCGCATGTTCGACTACGTCGTGGTCGACTCCATGATGAGCATCGCGCCGATGTACACCACGGTCGTGCACGCGGCCGACACGAACATCATCGTGATGCAGCTGAACGTGCCCAGCGCCAAGAACGCCGAGCGGTTCGTGGGCGCCCTGCGTCGCATGGGCATCGAGAGCAGCAAGATCAAGATCGTCGTCAACCGCTACGAGAAGCGAAACCGCGACATCGAGCCCGACGAGGTCGAGCGGGCGCTGGGCCTGAAGATCTCGTGGCTCGTCCCCAACGACTTCAAGAACGCGATCGCCGCGATCAACTTCGGCGAGCCCGCCGTCCTGCGGTCGCCCAAGGCCGAGATGAGCACGAGCCTGCGCGATTTGGCCAACATGCTGGCCACGAAGGATCAGGGGACGGGTCGCTCGGCGGCGTAAGTTCCCGATCCCGGAGTGCCGGGAGCGGGGCATCGGAACGCATCACTAGGAACACGCACCATGGGTCTCTTCTCACGATCAAGCTCCTCGGCCGCCGTCCTTCCCACGCCGGCGCCTGCCGCGCCAGCGGCGCATGCCAATGGCGCGTCGCCCGCCGGCAAGGGCGGCCTGTTCGCCGCCAACGGCGCCGCCGCCGCAACGCTGCCCAGCGCCGAGGCCGCCCGACCGGCCAACGG from Tepidisphaeraceae bacterium harbors:
- a CDS encoding AAA family ATPase, whose protein sequence is MYTHLNCIVVDADPTNRAELASFLSQYGANVSAQLNTTETLPGMLSRADAPQLVIVNLDPGAHESLKKIAHLPRQHANISFFLMSQVLDANLLMEAMHLGVKEFIPLPMSVDKFTAALDRVSQMHGAAQRAKVIHVIPTVGGCGSTTVSCNIAASLAKAGKAAILDLDLMRGGVANSFDLRPRYTIADVMDSADKVDKQLLDNALTIHAASGLAVLARPDLPEDTQRVNPPGVARLMGVVGRMFDYVVVDSMMSIAPMYTTVVHAADTNIIVMQLNVPSAKNAERFVGALRRMGIESSKIKIVVNRYEKRNRDIEPDEVERALGLKISWLVPNDFKNAIAAINFGEPAVLRSPKAEMSTSLRDLANMLATKDQGTGRSAA